Proteins from a genomic interval of Gemmatimonas sp.:
- a CDS encoding deoxyhypusine synthase family protein: MAQSTSAPVTAFLRHHYRHFNAAALIDAADGYIRHLDQGGKMMVTLAGAMSTAELGISLAEMIRQDKVHMITCTGANLEEDIYNLVAHDHYARVPNYRDLTPEDEQKLLDQHFNRVTDTCIPEAEAIRRIEKAVLEEWQAADRAGERYFPHEFMYRILNSGKLKEFYQIDPKDSWMVAAAEKQIPIIVPGWEDSTNGNIYAGHCMEGDIKNVHTVRSGIEYMMYLADLYTAMTKESTIGFFQIGGGIAGDFPICVVPMLHQDLQRTEVPLWGYFCQISDSTTSYGSYSGAVPNEKITWGKLAIDTPKYIIESDASIVAPLVFAIVLGQ, from the coding sequence ATGGCCCAGTCCACTTCCGCGCCGGTGACGGCGTTTCTGCGTCACCACTATCGGCACTTCAACGCCGCGGCACTCATCGACGCAGCCGATGGGTACATTCGCCACCTCGACCAGGGCGGCAAGATGATGGTCACGCTGGCCGGCGCCATGAGCACGGCGGAGTTGGGCATCTCGCTGGCCGAGATGATCCGGCAGGACAAGGTGCACATGATCACGTGCACGGGGGCGAACCTCGAGGAAGACATCTACAACCTCGTGGCGCATGATCACTACGCCCGTGTTCCCAATTACCGCGACCTTACGCCCGAAGACGAGCAGAAACTGCTCGATCAGCATTTCAATCGCGTGACGGACACGTGCATCCCGGAGGCCGAGGCCATTCGGCGCATTGAGAAGGCCGTGCTCGAGGAGTGGCAGGCGGCTGACCGGGCGGGCGAGCGCTACTTCCCGCACGAGTTCATGTACCGCATCCTCAACAGCGGGAAGCTCAAGGAGTTCTACCAGATCGACCCGAAGGACTCCTGGATGGTCGCGGCGGCCGAGAAGCAGATCCCCATCATCGTGCCGGGGTGGGAAGACAGCACCAACGGCAACATCTATGCGGGTCACTGCATGGAAGGGGACATCAAGAATGTCCACACCGTGCGCAGTGGCATCGAGTACATGATGTACCTTGCCGACCTCTACACGGCGATGACGAAGGAGTCGACGATCGGCTTCTTCCAGATCGGTGGCGGCATAGCCGGCGACTTTCCCATCTGCGTGGTACCGATGCTGCACCAGGACCTGCAGCGCACCGAGGTGCCACTGTGGGGCTACTTCTGCCAGATCAGCGACTCCACCACGTCGTACGGCTCCTACTCGGGCGCGGTGCCGAACGAGAAGATCACGTGGGGCAAGCTGGCCATCGACACGCCCAAGTACATCATCGAGTCCGACGCCAGCATCGTGGCGCCGCTCGTCTTTGCCATCGTCCTCGGCCAGTAA
- a CDS encoding LysM peptidoglycan-binding domain-containing protein, with product MTTPRTTKEWLTAGTPPERRQRSLWVRGIVALTSTTALVGTVTLVAAAAIVPPIGARRLARDAALGEVESAMAPGERIVAQAFASQRRWTDMWRESFGVVVATDRRLLYVGAPPTPLLRPRDDGPLALLVESYPYDAAFTLEPRTIFRGRGRGLVLRTPGTSVDFIVDDASWPEAERVAQASARARGVATREQQESAGTTRSAPRPADEYVPHIVRRGETLTGLARRYRTSPDVLRQLNRLGQDDIKVGQRLRVPKPAPGDTIAR from the coding sequence ATGACCACCCCGCGCACCACCAAGGAATGGCTGACTGCCGGCACGCCACCGGAACGCCGCCAGCGTTCGCTGTGGGTGCGGGGGATCGTGGCCCTGACCTCCACGACGGCACTGGTCGGCACGGTGACACTGGTGGCAGCGGCCGCCATCGTGCCCCCCATTGGCGCGCGGCGCCTGGCGCGGGATGCCGCCCTGGGGGAGGTCGAGTCGGCCATGGCTCCCGGCGAACGCATCGTGGCGCAGGCGTTCGCGTCGCAGCGCCGGTGGACCGACATGTGGCGCGAATCGTTCGGCGTCGTGGTGGCCACCGACCGGCGGCTGCTGTATGTGGGTGCGCCCCCCACACCGCTGCTGCGGCCGCGCGACGACGGGCCGCTCGCGCTGCTGGTGGAGAGCTATCCGTACGACGCGGCATTCACTCTGGAGCCGCGCACCATCTTTCGCGGGCGCGGGCGCGGGCTCGTCCTGCGCACCCCCGGTACCAGCGTGGACTTCATCGTGGATGACGCCTCATGGCCCGAGGCGGAGCGGGTGGCGCAGGCCAGTGCGCGCGCGCGCGGCGTGGCCACGCGGGAGCAGCAGGAATCGGCAGGGACCACACGCAGCGCGCCGCGCCCCGCGGACGAGTACGTGCCGCACATCGTGCGACGCGGCGAAACGCTGACCGGGCTCGCCCGGCGCTACCGCACCTCGCCGGACGTCCTGCGCCAGCTCAACCGGCTGGGGCAGGACGACATCAAGGTGGGGCAGCGCCTGCGGGTGCCCAAACCGGCACCGGGCGATACGATTGCCCGCTAG
- a CDS encoding acetoacetate--CoA ligase, whose product MPADDLPLWRPAAADVAAAQLTRFREGLVARGVVPAHVHDAHALQRWSVEHLAEFWAAVWQAAEIVADGPGAAHAPWRAVLEQGEVMQPPHAGPQGHIGPQWFTGTRLNFAEQLLRRRDDGVALVAWNEQGAQRRITYAELAAQVAQCAAALRALGVGPGHRVAGWMPNLPETVIVMLAAAAIGATWSSCSPDFGTKGVLDRFGQIAPTVLVAADGYRYAGKEIDCLPRLREIAAAIPSLVAVWVVPYLRMAPSLDTVPGAVHFPEVLAAHDHDRTPRFERLPFDHPLYILYSSGTTGLPKCMVHGAGGTLLQHWKELALHTDLRAGDVLFYFTTCGWMMWNWLVSGLALGATVVLYDGAPLAPDPTILWRMAAAERVTVFGTSAKYLAMCEKEGVVPRECADLRALKVVLSTGSPLASHSYDYVARAVGSGVRLSSISGGTDIVSCFALGDPTGPVHRGELQMRGLGMAVEVFDEQGAPVRGVPGELVCTKPFPSMPVAFWNDPDGALYRAAYFEQIPGVWRHGDWAEITPHDGLVIHGRSDATLNPGGVRIGTAEIYRQVEQIPEVVESLVVEQTIGDGDSRVVLFVRLREGHDLTETLQQQIRHRIREHASPHHVPRVIVAIGDLPRTISGKITELAVREVIHGRPVKNVDALANPAALELFRDLPALRLPLPPR is encoded by the coding sequence GTGCCTGCTGACGATCTGCCACTCTGGCGTCCCGCTGCCGCCGATGTCGCGGCCGCGCAACTCACGCGCTTTCGTGAGGGGCTCGTGGCGCGCGGTGTCGTCCCCGCGCACGTGCACGACGCGCACGCACTGCAACGCTGGTCGGTGGAGCACCTCGCCGAGTTCTGGGCGGCCGTCTGGCAGGCCGCCGAGATCGTGGCCGATGGACCGGGGGCGGCCCACGCCCCCTGGCGTGCCGTCCTCGAGCAGGGGGAGGTCATGCAGCCGCCGCATGCCGGACCACAGGGCCATATCGGGCCGCAGTGGTTTACCGGCACGCGCCTCAACTTCGCCGAACAGCTGCTGCGCCGCCGCGACGATGGGGTGGCGCTGGTCGCGTGGAACGAACAGGGAGCACAGCGCCGCATCACGTATGCCGAGCTGGCCGCACAGGTGGCGCAGTGCGCCGCCGCGCTGCGCGCCCTGGGGGTCGGCCCCGGTCACCGTGTGGCCGGGTGGATGCCCAACCTGCCGGAAACGGTGATCGTCATGCTCGCGGCCGCAGCCATTGGCGCCACATGGTCCAGCTGCTCCCCCGATTTCGGCACCAAGGGCGTGCTCGACCGCTTTGGCCAGATCGCCCCCACCGTACTCGTGGCGGCCGACGGCTACCGGTACGCCGGCAAGGAGATCGACTGTCTCCCCCGGCTGCGCGAAATCGCGGCGGCCATCCCGTCGTTGGTGGCGGTGTGGGTGGTGCCATATCTGCGTATGGCGCCCTCGCTCGACACGGTGCCCGGTGCCGTGCATTTCCCCGAGGTGCTGGCGGCCCACGACCACGATCGCACGCCGCGCTTCGAGCGCCTCCCGTTCGATCACCCGCTCTACATCCTCTACTCGAGCGGAACGACCGGACTGCCGAAGTGCATGGTGCACGGGGCCGGCGGCACGTTGCTGCAGCATTGGAAAGAGCTGGCGCTGCACACCGATCTGCGGGCCGGTGATGTGCTCTTCTACTTCACCACCTGCGGGTGGATGATGTGGAACTGGCTGGTGTCAGGGCTGGCCCTCGGCGCCACGGTGGTGCTGTACGATGGCGCGCCGCTGGCGCCGGACCCCACCATTCTCTGGCGCATGGCGGCGGCGGAGCGCGTGACCGTATTCGGCACGAGTGCGAAGTATCTGGCCATGTGCGAGAAGGAGGGGGTCGTTCCGCGGGAGTGTGCTGATTTGCGGGCACTCAAGGTGGTGCTCAGCACCGGCAGTCCGCTGGCCTCGCACAGCTACGACTATGTCGCGCGCGCGGTGGGCTCGGGGGTTCGGCTGTCGAGCATCAGCGGGGGGACCGATATCGTCAGCTGCTTCGCCCTGGGAGATCCCACGGGGCCGGTGCATCGCGGCGAACTGCAGATGCGCGGGTTGGGCATGGCGGTGGAGGTGTTCGATGAGCAGGGGGCTCCCGTGCGCGGGGTGCCGGGGGAACTGGTGTGCACGAAGCCGTTCCCCAGCATGCCCGTGGCCTTCTGGAACGATCCCGACGGGGCGCTCTATCGCGCCGCCTACTTCGAACAGATTCCCGGCGTGTGGCGCCATGGCGATTGGGCGGAGATCACGCCGCACGACGGGCTCGTGATTCATGGCCGCAGCGATGCCACGCTCAATCCGGGCGGGGTCCGCATTGGCACGGCCGAAATCTACCGGCAGGTCGAACAGATCCCCGAGGTGGTGGAGTCGCTGGTCGTGGAGCAGACGATCGGCGACGGCGACTCCCGGGTGGTGCTCTTCGTGCGGCTGCGTGAGGGGCACGACCTCACGGAGACGCTGCAGCAGCAGATCCGCCACCGCATCCGCGAGCACGCCAGCCCCCATCACGTCCCCAGGGTGATCGTGGCCATTGGCGACCTGCCGCGCACGATCAGCGGCAAGATTACGGAGCTGGCGGTGCGCGAGGTCATCCATGGGCGCCCCGTGAAGAACGTGGATGCCCTCGCCAACCCTGCTGCCCTCGAGTTGTTTCGGGATCTTCCCGCCCTGCGTCTTCCCTTGCCCCCCCGCTGA
- the hppD gene encoding 4-hydroxyphenylpyruvate dioxygenase: protein MATLTLPETGAEQDAFPINGTDYVEFYVGNAKQASHYYRAAFGYSLVAYRGPETGVRDRASYVMQQGKIRLVLTTALSPESPIAAHVHRHGDGVRDYALWVDDARLAYETALARGAIPVQPPTEMQDEHGTVVIAAIGTYGDTIHSLVERRHYAGVFLPGFRPVTPHYQPASVGLKFVDHCVGNVELGRMNHWVTYYANVLGFRNLITFDDSDISTEYSSLMSKVMANGNDKIKFPINEPASGKKKSQIEEYLDFYGGPGAQHLALATDDILATVTALRDRGVEFLSIPTSYYDELQARVGRIDEPVEELARLGILVDRDPDGYLLQIFTKPVEDRPTLFFEIIQRKGATSFGKGNFKALFESIEREQELRGNL from the coding sequence ATGGCCACGCTCACGCTTCCCGAAACGGGCGCCGAACAGGACGCCTTCCCCATCAACGGCACCGACTACGTCGAGTTCTACGTCGGGAACGCCAAGCAGGCGAGCCACTATTACCGCGCCGCCTTCGGCTATTCCCTGGTGGCGTATCGCGGCCCCGAAACCGGCGTGCGCGACCGCGCCAGCTACGTGATGCAGCAGGGGAAGATCCGCCTCGTCCTCACCACGGCGCTGTCCCCCGAATCGCCCATCGCCGCGCACGTCCACCGGCACGGAGACGGGGTCAGGGACTACGCGCTCTGGGTGGATGACGCCCGGCTCGCCTACGAGACGGCGCTCGCCCGTGGCGCGATCCCCGTGCAGCCGCCAACCGAGATGCAGGACGAACACGGGACGGTGGTCATCGCGGCCATCGGGACCTATGGCGACACCATCCACTCGCTGGTCGAGCGGCGCCACTATGCGGGCGTCTTCCTCCCCGGCTTCCGTCCGGTCACGCCGCATTACCAGCCGGCCAGCGTGGGGCTCAAGTTTGTCGACCATTGCGTCGGCAACGTGGAGCTGGGGCGCATGAACCACTGGGTGACGTACTACGCCAACGTGCTCGGCTTCCGCAATCTCATCACCTTCGACGACAGCGACATCAGTACCGAGTACTCGTCGCTCATGTCCAAGGTGATGGCCAACGGCAACGACAAGATCAAGTTCCCCATCAACGAGCCCGCCTCGGGGAAGAAGAAGTCGCAGATCGAGGAATATCTCGACTTCTACGGCGGGCCCGGCGCGCAGCATCTGGCGCTGGCCACCGACGACATCCTCGCCACCGTCACCGCTTTGCGCGATCGCGGGGTGGAGTTCCTGTCGATCCCCACGTCGTATTACGACGAGCTGCAGGCGCGTGTGGGGCGCATCGATGAGCCGGTGGAGGAGTTGGCCCGCCTCGGCATCCTCGTCGATCGGGACCCCGATGGCTATCTGCTGCAGATCTTCACCAAGCCGGTCGAAGATCGGCCCACCCTCTTTTTCGAGATCATTCAGCGCAAGGGGGCCACGAGCTTCGGCAAGGGCAACTTCAAGGCGCTGTTCGAGAGCATCGAGCGCGAGCAGGAACTGCGCGGCAATCTCTGA
- a CDS encoding homogentisate 1,2-dioxygenase, which produces MPIYHQLGSIPRKRHIVFRRPDGGLYAEELMGHEGFVGTSSLLYHTHPPTTVLSARKLRDLRWEEDTDTSLRHRHFLTSRIARGGSPTLDRLPLLFNSDIGMLYVEPDVTDSHFYRNSQADEVVYVVEGHGVLESVFGDLPYRPGDYVVIHRNITHRWRLDPGEGPSKFLVMESRGHIRFPKRYRNDFGQLLEGAPFSERDIRRPMLLEPRDEKGAFPIVVKQYDALNELVLDHHPFDVVGWDGYFYPWIFNIHDFEPIVGRIHQPPPVHQTFQGDGFVICSFCPRPYDFDPEAVPAPYNHSNVDSDEVLFYASSEFMSRKGIEYGSITHHPDGLPHGPHPGRAEASIGAKYTNELAVMMDSFRPLKVAKSALSIEDPRYHQSWIDAQHAQFSPPTS; this is translated from the coding sequence ATGCCCATCTACCATCAGCTCGGGTCCATCCCGCGCAAGCGCCACATCGTGTTCCGGCGTCCCGACGGCGGCCTCTATGCCGAAGAACTCATGGGACACGAGGGGTTCGTCGGCACGTCGTCGCTGCTGTACCATACCCATCCGCCCACCACGGTCCTGTCGGCGCGCAAGCTGCGTGACCTGCGTTGGGAAGAAGACACCGACACGTCGTTGCGGCATCGCCACTTCCTCACGTCGCGCATCGCGCGCGGCGGCTCGCCCACCCTCGATCGCCTGCCGCTGCTCTTCAACAGCGACATCGGCATGCTGTACGTCGAGCCCGATGTCACCGACAGCCACTTCTATCGCAATTCGCAGGCCGATGAGGTGGTGTACGTGGTGGAAGGGCACGGGGTGCTCGAGTCGGTGTTTGGCGACCTGCCGTATCGCCCCGGCGACTATGTGGTGATTCACCGCAACATCACCCATCGCTGGCGTCTCGACCCCGGCGAGGGGCCCAGCAAGTTCCTCGTCATGGAGAGCCGTGGGCACATCCGGTTCCCCAAGCGGTATCGCAACGACTTCGGGCAGTTGCTCGAAGGCGCGCCGTTCAGCGAGCGCGACATCCGTCGCCCAATGCTGCTGGAGCCGCGCGACGAGAAGGGCGCGTTCCCGATCGTGGTGAAGCAGTACGACGCGCTCAACGAACTGGTGCTCGATCACCACCCGTTCGATGTGGTGGGGTGGGATGGCTACTTCTATCCGTGGATCTTCAACATTCACGATTTCGAGCCCATCGTGGGGCGCATCCATCAGCCGCCGCCGGTGCATCAGACGTTTCAGGGCGACGGTTTCGTGATCTGCAGCTTCTGCCCCCGCCCCTACGACTTCGATCCGGAGGCGGTGCCGGCGCCGTACAACCACAGCAACGTGGACTCCGACGAAGTGCTCTTCTACGCGTCGAGCGAATTCATGAGCCGCAAGGGCATCGAGTACGGCTCCATCACGCATCACCCCGATGGGCTGCCGCACGGGCCGCATCCGGGGCGTGCGGAGGCGAGCATCGGGGCCAAGTACACGAACGAGCTCGCGGTGATGATGGACAGCTTCCGGCCGCTCAAGGTGGCCAAGTCGGCGCTGTCGATCGAGGATCCGCGATACCATCAGAGCTGGATCGACGCCCAGCACGCGCAGTTCAGTCCACCCACCTCCTGA
- a CDS encoding aminotransferase class I/II-fold pyridoxal phosphate-dependent enzyme produces MPRLSSRFSAFPVYPLAHIPARKKALVAAGVDVIDLGAGDADLPPPAGAVSALQAAAEVPAMQRYGFGLGHVPFREAISAWMQTRFGQPVDPMTEIVPLLGSKEGLAHIAFAYLGAGDVAIIPDPAYQAYLGGTLMSDATPYVYALRPRTEFLVDLDEIPADVLARTRVLYLNYPNNPTAAIAPRAYLEHVVRLCRERDILLVYDNAYSEMGFDGYVPPSIFEIDGARDVAIEFHSLSKTYNMTGWRCAWAVAKPEIAGALTKVKSFTDTGQYLGIQAAGVAAIESWSEFVPRNRAVFAQRRDAAVAAFRANGFSCETPCATMYLWIPLPEGIASAAFCDRLREEQGVIAMPGSGFGAGGEGFFRISFIQNGPRIAEAARRAGVVLAAMRAEEPRSLGAQTS; encoded by the coding sequence ATGCCACGCCTCTCCTCGCGGTTTTCGGCCTTCCCGGTCTATCCGCTGGCGCACATCCCGGCGCGCAAGAAGGCGCTCGTCGCGGCGGGAGTGGATGTCATCGACCTGGGCGCCGGCGACGCCGATCTCCCTCCCCCCGCTGGCGCCGTCTCCGCGCTGCAGGCGGCCGCCGAGGTGCCGGCCATGCAGCGCTACGGCTTCGGCCTCGGGCATGTGCCCTTTCGCGAGGCGATCAGCGCGTGGATGCAGACGCGCTTCGGGCAGCCAGTCGATCCCATGACCGAGATCGTGCCCCTGCTCGGCAGCAAGGAGGGCTTGGCGCACATCGCCTTCGCGTATCTCGGTGCGGGCGATGTGGCCATCATCCCGGACCCGGCGTATCAGGCCTACCTGGGCGGCACGCTCATGAGCGATGCCACCCCGTATGTGTATGCGCTGCGGCCGCGCACCGAATTCCTGGTGGATCTGGACGAAATCCCGGCCGACGTGCTGGCCCGCACGCGGGTGCTGTATCTCAACTATCCCAACAATCCCACGGCGGCCATTGCCCCACGCGCCTACCTCGAGCACGTGGTGCGGCTGTGCCGGGAACGCGACATCCTGCTGGTGTACGACAACGCCTACTCGGAGATGGGCTTCGACGGCTACGTGCCGCCCAGCATCTTCGAGATCGATGGCGCCCGTGACGTGGCCATCGAATTCCACTCGTTGTCGAAGACGTACAACATGACCGGATGGCGCTGCGCCTGGGCGGTGGCCAAGCCGGAGATTGCCGGCGCGCTCACCAAGGTGAAGTCGTTCACCGATACCGGTCAGTATCTCGGTATCCAGGCGGCCGGTGTCGCGGCCATCGAGAGCTGGAGCGAGTTCGTACCGCGCAATCGCGCCGTCTTTGCCCAGCGGCGCGATGCCGCCGTGGCGGCGTTCCGGGCCAACGGCTTCTCCTGCGAGACGCCGTGTGCCACGATGTACCTGTGGATTCCGCTCCCCGAGGGCATCGCGAGCGCCGCCTTCTGCGACCGGCTGCGGGAAGAGCAGGGAGTCATTGCCATGCCCGGCTCCGGCTTCGGTGCTGGTGGCGAAGGGTTCTTCCGCATCTCGTTCATCCAGAACGGTCCCCGCATTGCCGAGGCGGCACGTCGCGCTGGTGTGGTGCTGGCGGCAATGCGTGCCGAAGAGCCACGATCGCTGGGCGCGCAGACGTCATGA